TTGCACGGACGATCCCAGAGCTCAAGTCCTCACTGCACAGGATGTCCAGGAATCGGATCATAGAAAGGCATGGTAGGGTCCATTCGGAGCAAAACGGCGTCGTTTGGACCGGTCAATCTTTAACAGCCGTGAAAACCGGCGGGCAAAGTGAGAGCGGAAATTCGAAGAGAAGTGATTTTCCATGCCAAGCGCCTTCGTTTTATCAAAATCCTGCGACGCGGCTTCTTGTCTTACTCAGTTTGAGCGCACCAAGACTTCATCGTGAAAGATTGATATAATTGGATTTGTGCTGTTTATTTACCGCTTGAGAAACCGCGGGCGAGCAAGCCCTTAACCAGAGGCCTGGGCACCCGGTTTTTATAAAACGTTTCATTGTATTTTTCCAAATTTTCGGAATTCGAAAGATTAATCGCGTTGCACGTTCGCACCGTTTTTGATTGAAGTGGTCCAACGTCAATAAAGGCTTTGCCTGTCGGGGGGAAGCCCAAGTGACGAAATCCAAATTGTCCGAAAAGTCGAGCGTCGCACCGCACCGCATCGCCGGCTCAGAAGGGCAGAAGGGAAAGTCACCATGAAGAAATTTAGTAAAGCTCTCGTTGCCGGCGCCGCACTCGCCCTCGCACTGCCGGCAGGCCTCCAGGCCGGTGTTATGATGCAAGGCTTCTATTGGGACACCCCCAATGGTTGGTACAACACGATGAAGAACAACGCCTACAGTCTGCGCTACATGACTGGCGGCGAAGGCATCGACCGCATGTACTTCCCGCCCCCGTCGAAATGCGCCGGCGGCGGCTACTCCATGGGCTACGACCCGCACGACTATTATGACGTTGGCCAGTACTATCAGCACGGCACAACCGCCACCCGTTTCGGAACGCAGGCTGAGTTGAAGGCCGCCACCTCCAAGTATCGCGGCTACGGCGTTGTGACGATGGCGGACATCGTCCTCAACCACCGCAGTGGCGGTAACAGCGAATACAACCCCAACGCCGGCTACAACACCTGGACGAAGTTCAATAACCAGTCCTCCGGCATGTGCGTGTGGAACTACAATGACTTCCACCCGTCGACCTTCGAATGGTCGGACGAAGGCGTTTTTGGTGGCTATCCGGACGTCTGCCACAACACTGGTTCTGCTCCAGGCCAGCCCTACGGCGACTTGATCAGTTGGGGCAACTGGCTGAAGAACACCGGCAACGCCGGCTTCAACGGCGGATGGCGCTTCGACTACGTGAAGGGCTATCACCCGTGGATGTCCAAGGACTTCCGTTACAACACCGGCTACGGCATGGGCGTTGGCGAGTACTGGGATTCCAACACCAGCACGTTGAACTGGTGGGCCGGCTCTGCCGACTGCCAGGCGTTTGACTTCGCAGCCTACTACACGCTGAAAGATATCTGCACCAACACCGGCGGTGGCGGCTACATGCCAAACCTCGTCAATAGCAACAAGTCCTTCGCGGCCAAGAACAGCTATCGCGCCGTCGGATTCGTCGGGAACCACGACACCGACGAGATCTTCACCGACAAGATGCTGGCCTATGCTTACACGATGACCTACAAGGGCTATCCCTGCATCTACTGGAAGGATTACTTCAACTACGGTCTTGCAACCCTTGGCGGCCAGTGGGGCAACGGCATCAAGCAGTTGACCTGGGTTCGTAACAAGCTGGGCAACGGCGGACCGAACGTCCAGAACCTGAAGACCAACGATGGCAACCTGTTGATCTACGGCGACGCCGACGGCAACAGCAGCCACCCGGGCTTCATCATCGCGATCAACGACGACAGCTACTCCTGGCGCGGCTCCTGGGTCCAGACTTCGAATGGCAACCTGAAGAACAAGACCCTGAAGTGCTACGCCTGGTACTCGCCCAACAGCGGCCAGAACTATCAGCCCTCCAGCAAGTGGTGTAACAGCAGCGGCTGGGTCGAAGTTTGGGCACCGCCGCGCGGCTACGCCGTGTACGCGCCTAACGGGTACTGATCCGCAGGCTTGACTCATGGGGGGACGCTCGGATGCCTCGTTTGAGCGTGTCACCGTGACGGGGGCTTCGGCGATAAAGTCCGTTCTTCGGGGGAAAGCGGACCTAGCCGAAGCCCCCTTTCTTTAAAGTCTGTCGGATCGCGCCACACCTCGGCGCCGGCCGGATCGATCGCAAGATCGGTCCGGCCGAATTCCTTTTTTAGGCGAGGCATTGCCTCAAGCCACTTGGCCGCTCGCGCAACTCGCCGCAATGGAGCACACTCACATGGTGCTTCTATTCAGCACTGCAAAGAATTGAAAGGGGAGAGGAGAGACTACTCGTTGTCGCGCCGCAGCAGATCGACCATTGATTGATCAAGCAGGCTCAGTTGCTTTGGCTCGACGTAATAGGTGCGGCCGCCGGTGCGAACCAGCGGATCGCCATTGGCGTCGGCCAGTAGCTCGAACTGATAGATCACTTCATCGTCTGCATCGAGGAACTCGAGCTTCAGATTTGACGCCCCGGCATCACCGGAGACGAGTTCACTGTTCCATTCGAGTGCTTCTGCACGAGCGATGAACGTGTCTACCTTATCATCGGACACGACACGCGTTGCCTGGCCGGGGAAGGAGAGCTTCCACACGCCGGACTGTTTTGTGATTTCCACGGTGTTCTGTCCGGTCAGCAGGCGCACGTGTTCCGTACGATCGCCGAAGCCGGTCTGGATACGCCGCTCTTCCAGGTCGCGACGGAACTTATACAACTCATTCACCCGCTGGAAGTCGATTCCCCAGATCGTGTGATCTTGCAGGCGTTCTGCGTAGGCAATGCCCTCTGCCGTGTCGACTGTGCCGACGCGAAGGCCCTGGGCCTTGCCGTCTGCGCCCCACGCAATTAGCTCGAGGCTCGGCGAATCGAGTCCGTAGCGCCGCAGCGCCGCCCCGCCGATCGGGCGATCTGCGGCAAAACTCGTGGCGGCCTGCAGGAAGCTACTCAACTTCTCGGGGTTCATTTCAAGGTCCGGGAATTCCTCGAACTCCCAATTGCCCTCTTCGTTGCGCGCCATCGCCATCTCGGCGCGGCCAGAGCGCGTCTCGAGGCGCTGAATCTGCTCGGGAGTCAACCACAGGAAGCGCTTCGTGCTCCACTCCATCCGCGGGCGCAGGAAATCCGAGAACGTAGTCGAACGCAGCACGCCGATCGTGTCGTTCAGATTCGAGCGCGCAAAGAAATCTCCCTCGCCGGCCAGCTTGTTACCGACCTCCAATCGCTGTTTCTTGCCATCGGCCAGTGCAATCTCCACCGTCAGCGTCGGCGATGTAAATCCAAGCGCTGCGGTCGACGTGGCCGGATCGTCCATCATCGCGACGGCGCGCGCCTGAGAGAGCGACGCCAACATGCGATCGACCATCTCGCCATCGGCCGGTGTGCGATCGTCGTCGAGTAACCACGGGAATTCTCCCTTGGTGTCTCTCTTCAGTTCAAATTGCTGGCGTTGACCGCCGATCGCGATTGTCTGAACATCGACCGGATCGAAACGCAGCAGCATCTTGTCGCGCAGCAGTTGCAGATCCTTCTGCGCCTGGTTGCGCACCCAATCGCCAACGGTGAAAACGTCGTCCGTTCCATCCACCATCGCATAAACGCGGCCCAACTGGCTGGCCTCTCTGCCGAAGAGCAGTCGAACCTTCTCGTCCTTGCCCGCGACGCTAGCCTGGACGGTCACGATCGGCATCGGATCGTCGAGGCCGTACGTCTCCAAGTCGTCCGGTCTGAAGGGGAGCGACTTCTTCGCTCCGCGGATGTTGTCGACGAGAGCCTTCACCTGTCCCACATCCGCCCGCATTTCCACGGGGGTCGTCACCCACCACTCGTCTCCGTCCCTCTTTTCCAGGCGATAGGTTCCCGATTCGTTTTCGAGCAGCACCATCGTCGCATCCATGAAATCGAACTCCATGATGCGCATCGCCTGGGCCTGCTGGAGATTCTCTGTTCGCGTGCGATTGCGATCTGCCAGGAATGCGCCCAGCAGAAGCGCCGCCACGATCGCCGCGATGATCGGCTTGCGGAGGTTCATCGCATGCGCCTCCTTGCGATCGTGTAGCCGACACCGCCTGCCAGCAGGCCCAGTCCAAGGAGCAACAGGCCGCCGCAGATGATCCAGAAGCGCTTCTCGGTCAGTTCCAGGTGCGTGGCCGGCAGCAGTTTCGGCGGAATCGCCATCTGGTCCTCGCGCGCAGCCAGCCAGTTCACACACTGGGTCAGGAACGTCGCGGACTCATCCTGAACGAAGTCGTTGCCGAACGTATCGGAATCGCCGATCACGACCATCCGAGCAACATCGCCCCGCACGCCGCCGGGGGTTCCGAATATGGAAGCCATCGCCG
This DNA window, taken from bacterium, encodes the following:
- a CDS encoding DUF1939 domain-containing protein, whose product is MKKFSKALVAGAALALALPAGLQAGVMMQGFYWDTPNGWYNTMKNNAYSLRYMTGGEGIDRMYFPPPSKCAGGGYSMGYDPHDYYDVGQYYQHGTTATRFGTQAELKAATSKYRGYGVVTMADIVLNHRSGGNSEYNPNAGYNTWTKFNNQSSGMCVWNYNDFHPSTFEWSDEGVFGGYPDVCHNTGSAPGQPYGDLISWGNWLKNTGNAGFNGGWRFDYVKGYHPWMSKDFRYNTGYGMGVGEYWDSNTSTLNWWAGSADCQAFDFAAYYTLKDICTNTGGGGYMPNLVNSNKSFAAKNSYRAVGFVGNHDTDEIFTDKMLAYAYTMTYKGYPCIYWKDYFNYGLATLGGQWGNGIKQLTWVRNKLGNGGPNVQNLKTNDGNLLIYGDADGNSSHPGFIIAINDDSYSWRGSWVQTSNGNLKNKTLKCYAWYSPNSGQNYQPSSKWCNSSGWVEVWAPPRGYAVYAPNGY
- a CDS encoding DUF4340 domain-containing protein is translated as MNLRKPIIAAIVAALLLGAFLADRNRTRTENLQQAQAMRIMEFDFMDATMVLLENESGTYRLEKRDGDEWWVTTPVEMRADVGQVKALVDNIRGAKKSLPFRPDDLETYGLDDPMPIVTVQASVAGKDEKVRLLFGREASQLGRVYAMVDGTDDVFTVGDWVRNQAQKDLQLLRDKMLLRFDPVDVQTIAIGGQRQQFELKRDTKGEFPWLLDDDRTPADGEMVDRMLASLSQARAVAMMDDPATSTAALGFTSPTLTVEIALADGKKQRLEVGNKLAGEGDFFARSNLNDTIGVLRSTTFSDFLRPRMEWSTKRFLWLTPEQIQRLETRSGRAEMAMARNEEGNWEFEEFPDLEMNPEKLSSFLQAATSFAADRPIGGAALRRYGLDSPSLELIAWGADGKAQGLRVGTVDTAEGIAYAERLQDHTIWGIDFQRVNELYKFRRDLEERRIQTGFGDRTEHVRLLTGQNTVEITKQSGVWKLSFPGQATRVVSDDKVDTFIARAEALEWNSELVSGDAGASNLKLEFLDADDEVIYQFELLADANGDPLVRTGGRTYYVEPKQLSLLDQSMVDLLRRDNE